The genomic stretch CCAGGCGGGCGATGACGTTGGCCATGGTGAAGGTCTTGCCGGAGCCGGTGACGCCCAGCAGCGTCTGGTGGGGAAAGCCCTCGCACAGACCCTCGACCAGTTTGTCAACGGCCTGGGGCTGGTCTCCGGTGATCTGGAAGTCAGAGGCGATTTCGAAGTCGGGCACAGATAAAAGTATAGGGGAGGTTGAGGAGAGGGTCAACCATCAAAATTATCTCTCCCTTGAGGGGAGAGACAGGAGTGAGGGTGAAAGTTTGCGCGATAGTGCGGGCACCTGCTAAGCGCTTGCCCAATATTTAGAGCAGGGGACTAAACCAATTTCTGGTGAGCAACTGACTCTTAATCAATAGGTTTGTAGAGCACGTGACTTTTAATCAGGTGGTGCGGATTTAACAATTGAAATCTACTTTACTTTTTTCTTACTCTGACTTCGAGCAACTTCAACTGCAATGTGCCCAGCAAAATTTGCAATAAACGTTTTAAGACCAGTTAGTTCTGACATTTCGGAAAAATTCCCGGTTTTCGATGCCGTGCTCGGCGACAATATCACAGATGCAGAAGTGTACAATTGTTCTTGAATGAGCTTATGGCAAAGAATGTCATAGCGTTCCGAATAAGAAGCGTTAATAAATTCAGGGAAAATTTTGAAATGGGCACAGTCGTCCTTGATCCCGGATTTGGATTTTGGGGAATCTTCAAGCAGCATGAACCACCCCACAAAAGGTTTTGGAGCGTCTTTGCCGAAGGCGCCTTCGCGATAGGCGGTCCGCAAGTCCACGGCGGAACCTATTGCTTCCTCTGCCCTATTATTAAAATTGTTGCCGAAAGATCCCACTTGCGATTTGAATTCTAATGCTGCAACCAAGACGCCTTTATTCACAACGACCATATCCCACTGCTTTGTAGGCCGAAAGAAACCTGGTAAGGTCAACAACTTTCGATTAATCCCAACCTCGGCATTAGGGAGACCATTAGCTTCGATTATTTCTTTAATTATCTCTCGGAAACCATCCATATTTTTCCCGGCGAGGACACCGGATTTCTTACGATTAACCCAAAATGTTTTGACTGCTTTTTTTGCCTTTGTTTCGTAGTTGACTAAATCCAACATCTGGTTTCTCCCTAATTCCCGTTACCGCCAATCGCTGAAAGCTCTTCTTTGGACAATTCATATAACTTGTAAGTGGCAGCATTACAGGCGGGAATGTTGTTTTGTTGGGCTGCCTCTATCAGTTCTGATTTAATTGACTGCGAAACAGCGTTCCAATAAGGTATTCGGATACGTCTAAGGTATTGTGCCTGAAAACGAAGGCATCCTCCATTCATTTTTGTGGAGTACATTGAAACAAAAAGGTGTGAAACGCCAGATAAGAGCACAGCTTGGAGAGCTCTGAGGTCCCAATAATCAGAAATAACATAATACAAATTGTGATGTGGGTAGAAATGACCTTCGTCAAAAACTACGTTTGCGAAACCTTTAATGTCAGGAATCAACAGTTTCGGCTTGGTGGTCAGCACGGGGTTAATACGGTCAATCGTTCTGTACCAATATTTCGGTGAATTCATCGCGACATGTCTTTTTTTAAGCAGTAATTGATTTTTTGTCAGATAAGTATTTAGTTTTGGATAATCGTTTAAATCAACTAAATCCCCGTTTGGCTTAAACGGATTAATAATGCATTTACCGAGCCAATTTATTGTGCCATTAACAATATCCTTGGTCAGCAACAAGGGGATTTTTCGATCTGATTCGACATCAAGAGCATCGCATTCCCCAATAAAGATATCATCAGCACCAGTTGCTACACCTATGCCCACTTTACAGCCAGCTTCTTCAATTGCGGGCAATGTTTCTTCTAAGCGTCGTAATAACGATAGTTGGTCAAATGATTCAAGGATCCATGGTTGCGAGTAAGAGGTTACTCCGCAAATCTCCTTTACTCTGTCATTCTCCACAGTACTTTCGTGAAGGTCTTTAACTAGCTGATTGAACGAATCCGAGTTTATAGATAGGCGATGAGCGACGCGGGTTGGCCCCGCGCTTTCATTCGCGATTATGAATATGGAGGGATAAGCCGTGACTTCGGATAGAAAAGCAGGAATATCCATCATATCCACGTAGTACTTTAGATGATATCTTTGTGCAACTAATTT from Dehalococcoidia bacterium encodes the following:
- a CDS encoding restriction endonuclease produces the protein MLDLVNYETKAKKAVKTFWVNRKKSGVLAGKNMDGFREIIKEIIEANGLPNAEVGINRKLLTLPGFFRPTKQWDMVVVNKGVLVAALEFKSQVGSFGNNFNNRAEEAIGSAVDLRTAYREGAFGKDAPKPFVGWFMLLEDSPKSKSGIKDDCAHFKIFPEFINASYSERYDILCHKLIQEQLYTSASVILSPSTASKTGNFSEMSELTGLKTFIANFAGHIAVEVARSQSKKKVK
- a CDS encoding modification methylase PaeR7I, coding for MINQSLSRTASSKTSLGSIADKQLTERGAIFTRRDVVEFLLDLIGYTSDKPLYAKRILEPSFGEGDFLLVIVERLLSAYQALRPQNGNVVEDLKNCISGVELHPDSLQKTSIKLVQLLVSFGLTMSEAEALMNAWLIPGDYLLLALPSNYAYVIGNPPYIRQELIPDNLLAEYRKRYITLFDRADLYIPFIEKSLSLLAPSGSLGFICSDRWTKNRYGGPLRKLVAQRYHLKYYVDMMDIPAFLSEVTAYPSIFIIANESAGPTRVAHRLSINSDSFNQLVKDLHESTVENDRVKEICGVTSYSQPWILESFDQLSLLRRLEETLPAIEEAGCKVGIGVATGADDIFIGECDALDVESDRKIPLLLTKDIVNGTINWLGKCIINPFKPNGDLVDLNDYPKLNTYLTKNQLLLKKRHVAMNSPKYWYRTIDRINPVLTTKPKLLIPDIKGFANVVFDEGHFYPHHNLYYVISDYWDLRALQAVLLSGVSHLFVSMYSTKMNGGCLRFQAQYLRRIRIPYWNAVSQSIKSELIEAAQQNNIPACNAATYKLYELSKEELSAIGGNGN